From the Labilibaculum sp. DW002 genome, one window contains:
- a CDS encoding GPW/gp25 family protein, whose translation MKESISQNLYLIITTALGDCLYDETFGCSIWDSDFDNKVNDSRLKEEIKSGLCLSIKNHESRLDDLGVEISFSQALIGVGENVTSMKKKLDLIVTGKLSQTDEPFAFSGYFFMGPLSYY comes from the coding sequence TTGAAAGAATCGATATCTCAAAACTTGTATTTAATAATAACAACTGCTTTAGGGGATTGTTTGTATGATGAAACCTTCGGTTGTTCCATATGGGATAGTGACTTTGATAATAAAGTTAATGATAGTAGGTTGAAAGAAGAAATCAAATCAGGATTATGTTTATCGATTAAAAATCATGAAAGCAGATTGGATGATTTGGGTGTAGAAATAAGCTTCTCGCAAGCTTTAATTGGTGTTGGAGAGAATGTAACTAGCATGAAAAAGAAGTTGGATTTGATCGTGACTGGGAAATTATCACAAACGGATGAACCTTTTGCATTCTCAGGGTACTTTTTCATGGGACCATTGTCCTATTATTAA